In Cololabis saira isolate AMF1-May2022 chromosome 10, fColSai1.1, whole genome shotgun sequence, a single window of DNA contains:
- the kif2c gene encoding kinesin-like protein KIF2C isoform X1 has translation MDFGLSRLLVGLSVQISRSDGRVHSATVTTVDATKSTAMVEWLERKITRGKEVEINELCTLNPELLNQINAVSEKAAAPTVAATDKKYESRLRSSKIPAPSSSSSVPVAKADESDVTRSRQTCLFQIPAPPAQVSTTANPERSHADVKQSPVLTSSVVSNQQRRGNDVKPAPSHFLRESIKENEPKGMITQSSSTVRRKSVAPQELNKGNKRLSCVIKPFDAQPKRGKFGEASRPNQKFYEMIQDFRENLEITPLSTTNVTQSLRICVCVRKRPLNKQEMNKKEIDVVSVPGNGTLLVHEPKQKVDLTKYLDNQVFHFDYSFDHSATNDLVYKFTAKPLVQSIFEGSKATCFAYGQTGSGKTHTMGGDFTGKQQNSTKGIYALAAHDVFAYLNHKKYANLDLSVYVSFFEIYNGKVYDLLNKKAKLRVLEDDRQQVQVVGLEEVYVSSKEEVIKIIQAGSACRTSGQTSANANSSRSHAILQILLRCNDRASTLHGKFSLVDLAGNERGTDVSSNDRSTMVETAEINRSLLALKECIRSLGMNSDHIPFRMSTLTKVLRDSFTGEKSKTCMIAMVSPGMTSCEYTMNTLRYANRAKELKGNPKVNGEPKAQQPLNSSSEEEETSVETSVYDVVSHVADLEETVYAELKKGAELLKEMDQISYDIEAGIPGLVDHSRKLMDMVLALQSAVGEERLMRLNH, from the exons ATGGATTTCGGTTTGTCCAGACTTCTTGTTGGGCTCTCTGTTCAGATCAGTCGCAGCGATG GTCGAGTCCATTCTGCCACTGTGACAACTGTGGATGCCACAAAGTCCACGGCCATGGTGGAGTGGCTTGAGAGAAAAATTACTCGCGGAAAAGAG gTCGAAATCAATGAATTATGCACCCTCAATCCAGAGCTTTTGAACCAGATAAATGCTGTCTCAGAGAAAGCTGCTGCACCAACTGTTGCTGCTACAGACAAG AAGTACGAGAGTCGACTGCGCTCATCAAAGATTCCTGCTCCTTCCTCCT CCTCTTCTGTCCCGGTCGCAAAGGCTGACGAGTCAG ATGTTACTCGGTCCCGACAGACGTGCTTGTTCCAGatcccagctcctccagcacagGTTTCAACTACTGCAAACCCAGAGAGGAGCCATGCTGATGTCAAACAATCTCCAGTCCTAACAAGCTCTG TTGTTTCCAATCAACAGCGTAGAGGGAATGATGTCAAACCAGCACCATCACATTTTCTACGTGAGTCCATAAAGGAAAATGAACCTAAAGGAATGATTACTCAGTCTTCCTCCACAG TCAGAAGAAAATCAGTGGCTCCCCAGGAGTTAAACAAAGGCAACAAAAGGCTGTCTTGTGTGATAAAGCCCTTTGACGCGCAGCCCAAGAGAGGAAAG TTTGGGGAAGCTTCTAGGCCAAACCAGAAGTTTTATGAGATGATTCAAGACTTCAGAGAGAACCTGGAGATAACGCCGTTATCAACTACAAACGTG ACTCAGTCTCTCagaatttgtgtgtgtgttcgtaaGCGCCCCTTAAACAAGCAAG AGATGAATAAGAAGGAGATAGATGTGGTGTCTGTACCTGGCAATGGTACATTACTGGTCCATGAGCCTAAACAAAAGGTGGACCTCACCAAGTACTTGGACAACCAGGTCTTCCACTTCGACTACTCCTTTGACCATAGTGCCACCAATGACCTGGTCTACAA GTTTACAGCCAAACCTTTGGTACAGTCCATCTTTGAGGGCAGCAAGGCAACTTGCTTTGCCTACGGACAGACGGGGAGCGGGAAGACGCAT ACAATGGGAGGGGATTTCACAGGAAAGCAACAGAACAGCACTAAAGGAATATACGCCCTGGCAg CCCACGATGTTTTTGCGTACCTCAACCACAAGAAGTATGCCAATCTGGATCTGTCTGTCTACGTCAGCTTCTTTGAGATTTACAATGGCAAA GTATATGACCTGCTAAATAAGAAGGCCAAGCTCCGGGTTTTGGAGGACGACAGACAGCAGGTTCAGGTGGTGGGGCTGGAAGAGGTCTATGTGTCCTCAAAAGAAGAGGTCATCAAGATAATACAGGCGGGCAGTGCATGCAG GACATCTGGCCAGACGTCAGCCAATGCCAACTCATCTCGCTCTCACGCTATCCTTCAGATTTTGCTACGTTGCAATGATCGTGCAAGCACACTGCACGGCAAATTTTCATTGGTCGATTTAGCTGGCAATGAGCGCGGCACAGATGTAAGCAGCAACGACCGCAGCACCATGGTGGAGACCGCTGAGATCAATCGCAGTCTACTTGCTCTTAAG GAATGTATTCGTTCACTGGGAATGAACAGCGATCACATTCCTTTTCGGATGAGCACTCTTACCAAAGTGCTGAGGGATTCCTTCACTGGGGAAAAGTCCAAGACCTGCATG ATTGCCATGGTGTCTCCAGGCATGACTTCCTGTGAATATACTATGAATACCTTACGTTATGCCAACAG agCGAAGGAGCTGAAAGGCAATCCCAAAGTAAATGGAGAACCTAAGGCACAGCAACCTCTTAACAGTTCCTCAGAGGAGGAG GAAACTAGTGTGGAGACCAGTGTCTATGATGTCGTATCTCATGTGGCAGACTTGGAGGAGACCGTGTATGCAGAGCTCAAG aaAGGAGCTGAACTTTTAAAAGAAATGGACCAAATCTCCTACGACATTGAGGCAGGAATTCCAGGGTTGGTGGATCATTCCCGGAAGTTAATGG ACATGGTTCTGGCTCTGCAGTCTGCTGTGGGGGAGGAGAGACTCATGAGGCTGAACCACTAA
- the selenot1a gene encoding thioredoxin reductase-like selenoprotein T1a, which translates to MALKWSRLSLLVLGVFSLCCASAGDSSGVKKMKMQFAAGPLLKFQICISUGYKRVFEEYTQALYQRYPDIRIEGENYLPMPLYRHFASFLSIFKLFVIGLIIIGRDPFALLGMQAPGIWEWGQGNKIYACMMVFFFSNMIENQMMSTGAFEITLNDVPVWSKLESGHLPSMQQLVQILDNEMKMNVHMNTRHPLS; encoded by the exons ATGGCACTGAAGTGGTCGCGGTTGTCGCTCCTCGTCCTGGGGGTCTTCTCGCTGTGCTGCGCCTCGGCCGGCGACAGCAGCGGCGTGAAGAAGATGAAGATGCAGTTTGCCGCAGGGCCTCTTCTCAAATTTCAGATCTG TATCTCCTGAGGGTACAAGCGGGTGTTTGAGGAGTACACGCAGGCTTTGTACCAGCGGTACCCAGACATCCGCATTGAAGGGGAGAATTATCTTCCTATGCCCCTCTATCG ACACTTTGCCTCCTTCCTGTCTATATTCAAACTGTTTGTGATTGGGCTGATTATTATCGGCAGGGACCCATTTGCCCTCCTTGGTATGCAAGCTCCAGGTATTTGGGAGTGGGGCCAAGGAAATAAG atatATGCCTGCATGATGGTGTTCTTCTTCAGCAATATGATTGAAAACCAAATGATGTCAACAGGAGCCTTTGAAATCACATTAAATG ATGTTCCAGTGTGGTCAAAACTGGAGTCGGGGCACCTGCCCTCCATGCAGCAGCTTGTGCAAATCCTGGACAACGAGATGAAGATGAACGTTCACATGAACACACGACACCCCCTCTCTTAA
- the kif2c gene encoding kinesin-like protein KIF2C isoform X2: protein MDFGLSRLLVGLSVQISRSDGRVHSATVTTVDATKSTAMVEWLERKITRGKEVEINELCTLNPELLNQINAVSEKAAAPTVAATDKKYESRLRSSKIPAPSSYVTRSRQTCLFQIPAPPAQVSTTANPERSHADVKQSPVLTSSVVSNQQRRGNDVKPAPSHFLRESIKENEPKGMITQSSSTVRRKSVAPQELNKGNKRLSCVIKPFDAQPKRGKFGEASRPNQKFYEMIQDFRENLEITPLSTTNVTQSLRICVCVRKRPLNKQEMNKKEIDVVSVPGNGTLLVHEPKQKVDLTKYLDNQVFHFDYSFDHSATNDLVYKFTAKPLVQSIFEGSKATCFAYGQTGSGKTHTMGGDFTGKQQNSTKGIYALAAHDVFAYLNHKKYANLDLSVYVSFFEIYNGKVYDLLNKKAKLRVLEDDRQQVQVVGLEEVYVSSKEEVIKIIQAGSACRTSGQTSANANSSRSHAILQILLRCNDRASTLHGKFSLVDLAGNERGTDVSSNDRSTMVETAEINRSLLALKECIRSLGMNSDHIPFRMSTLTKVLRDSFTGEKSKTCMIAMVSPGMTSCEYTMNTLRYANRAKELKGNPKVNGEPKAQQPLNSSSEEEETSVETSVYDVVSHVADLEETVYAELKKGAELLKEMDQISYDIEAGIPGLVDHSRKLMDMVLALQSAVGEERLMRLNH from the exons ATGGATTTCGGTTTGTCCAGACTTCTTGTTGGGCTCTCTGTTCAGATCAGTCGCAGCGATG GTCGAGTCCATTCTGCCACTGTGACAACTGTGGATGCCACAAAGTCCACGGCCATGGTGGAGTGGCTTGAGAGAAAAATTACTCGCGGAAAAGAG gTCGAAATCAATGAATTATGCACCCTCAATCCAGAGCTTTTGAACCAGATAAATGCTGTCTCAGAGAAAGCTGCTGCACCAACTGTTGCTGCTACAGACAAG AAGTACGAGAGTCGACTGCGCTCATCAAAGATTCCTGCTCCTTCCTCCT ATGTTACTCGGTCCCGACAGACGTGCTTGTTCCAGatcccagctcctccagcacagGTTTCAACTACTGCAAACCCAGAGAGGAGCCATGCTGATGTCAAACAATCTCCAGTCCTAACAAGCTCTG TTGTTTCCAATCAACAGCGTAGAGGGAATGATGTCAAACCAGCACCATCACATTTTCTACGTGAGTCCATAAAGGAAAATGAACCTAAAGGAATGATTACTCAGTCTTCCTCCACAG TCAGAAGAAAATCAGTGGCTCCCCAGGAGTTAAACAAAGGCAACAAAAGGCTGTCTTGTGTGATAAAGCCCTTTGACGCGCAGCCCAAGAGAGGAAAG TTTGGGGAAGCTTCTAGGCCAAACCAGAAGTTTTATGAGATGATTCAAGACTTCAGAGAGAACCTGGAGATAACGCCGTTATCAACTACAAACGTG ACTCAGTCTCTCagaatttgtgtgtgtgttcgtaaGCGCCCCTTAAACAAGCAAG AGATGAATAAGAAGGAGATAGATGTGGTGTCTGTACCTGGCAATGGTACATTACTGGTCCATGAGCCTAAACAAAAGGTGGACCTCACCAAGTACTTGGACAACCAGGTCTTCCACTTCGACTACTCCTTTGACCATAGTGCCACCAATGACCTGGTCTACAA GTTTACAGCCAAACCTTTGGTACAGTCCATCTTTGAGGGCAGCAAGGCAACTTGCTTTGCCTACGGACAGACGGGGAGCGGGAAGACGCAT ACAATGGGAGGGGATTTCACAGGAAAGCAACAGAACAGCACTAAAGGAATATACGCCCTGGCAg CCCACGATGTTTTTGCGTACCTCAACCACAAGAAGTATGCCAATCTGGATCTGTCTGTCTACGTCAGCTTCTTTGAGATTTACAATGGCAAA GTATATGACCTGCTAAATAAGAAGGCCAAGCTCCGGGTTTTGGAGGACGACAGACAGCAGGTTCAGGTGGTGGGGCTGGAAGAGGTCTATGTGTCCTCAAAAGAAGAGGTCATCAAGATAATACAGGCGGGCAGTGCATGCAG GACATCTGGCCAGACGTCAGCCAATGCCAACTCATCTCGCTCTCACGCTATCCTTCAGATTTTGCTACGTTGCAATGATCGTGCAAGCACACTGCACGGCAAATTTTCATTGGTCGATTTAGCTGGCAATGAGCGCGGCACAGATGTAAGCAGCAACGACCGCAGCACCATGGTGGAGACCGCTGAGATCAATCGCAGTCTACTTGCTCTTAAG GAATGTATTCGTTCACTGGGAATGAACAGCGATCACATTCCTTTTCGGATGAGCACTCTTACCAAAGTGCTGAGGGATTCCTTCACTGGGGAAAAGTCCAAGACCTGCATG ATTGCCATGGTGTCTCCAGGCATGACTTCCTGTGAATATACTATGAATACCTTACGTTATGCCAACAG agCGAAGGAGCTGAAAGGCAATCCCAAAGTAAATGGAGAACCTAAGGCACAGCAACCTCTTAACAGTTCCTCAGAGGAGGAG GAAACTAGTGTGGAGACCAGTGTCTATGATGTCGTATCTCATGTGGCAGACTTGGAGGAGACCGTGTATGCAGAGCTCAAG aaAGGAGCTGAACTTTTAAAAGAAATGGACCAAATCTCCTACGACATTGAGGCAGGAATTCCAGGGTTGGTGGATCATTCCCGGAAGTTAATGG ACATGGTTCTGGCTCTGCAGTCTGCTGTGGGGGAGGAGAGACTCATGAGGCTGAACCACTAA